A region of Allocoleopsis franciscana PCC 7113 DNA encodes the following proteins:
- the petB gene encoding cytochrome b6 produces the protein MFSKQITDSKAYQWFEERLEIQALAEDVTSKYVPPHVNIFYCLGGITLTCFIIQFATGFAMTFYYRPTVTEAFASVQYLMTEVNFGWLIRSVHRWSASMMVLMMILHVFRVYLTGGFKKPRELTWVTGVILAVITVSFGVTGYSLPWDQVGYWAVKIVSGVPEAIPVVGPLLVELLRGGASVGQGTLTRYYSAHTFVLPWLIAVFMLLHFIMIRKQGISGPL, from the coding sequence ATGTTCTCTAAGCAAATAACCGACTCGAAAGCCTATCAGTGGTTTGAGGAGCGTCTAGAAATCCAAGCACTCGCCGAAGACGTTACCTCCAAGTATGTACCTCCCCACGTTAATATCTTTTACTGTCTTGGTGGGATTACCCTCACTTGCTTCATCATCCAGTTTGCCACTGGATTTGCAATGACCTTTTACTATCGGCCGACTGTCACAGAAGCTTTTGCCTCCGTGCAGTATTTAATGACTGAAGTAAACTTTGGTTGGCTGATCCGCTCTGTCCACCGCTGGTCTGCCAGCATGATGGTGCTGATGATGATTCTGCACGTCTTCCGCGTTTACCTCACGGGTGGCTTTAAAAAGCCTCGCGAACTCACCTGGGTGACGGGCGTGATTCTAGCGGTGATTACTGTTTCCTTCGGTGTTACCGGTTATTCGCTGCCTTGGGACCAAGTTGGTTACTGGGCTGTCAAAATCGTTTCTGGTGTTCCCGAAGCGATTCCCGTCGTTGGTCCTTTACTGGTCGAACTCCTTCGCGGTGGTGCCAGTGTTGGACAAGGAACTCTCACTCGCTACTACAGTGCACACACATTTGTGTTGCCCTGGCTGATTGCGGTGTTCATGCTGCTACACTTCATCATGATTCGCAAGCAAGGCATTTCTGGCCCGTTGTAA
- the petD gene encoding cytochrome b6-f complex subunit IV, translating to MATLKKPDLNDPKLREKLAKGMGHNYYGEPAWPNDLLYIFPVVIMGSIALCIGLAVLDPAMVGEPANPFATPLEILPEWYLFPVFQILRTVPNKLLGISLMAGIPLGLILVPFIENVNKFQNPFRRPVATAVFLFGTLVTMWLGIGATFPIDKSLTLGLF from the coding sequence ATGGCAACACTTAAAAAGCCGGATCTAAACGATCCAAAGCTGCGCGAGAAACTGGCCAAAGGAATGGGTCATAACTACTATGGCGAACCCGCTTGGCCCAATGACCTCCTCTACATCTTCCCCGTAGTGATTATGGGAAGCATTGCACTGTGCATTGGTTTGGCGGTTCTAGACCCCGCTATGGTCGGTGAACCAGCGAACCCCTTTGCTACACCGCTAGAAATCCTCCCGGAATGGTATCTCTTTCCAGTATTCCAAATCCTGCGAACCGTTCCTAACAAACTGCTGGGAATCTCCCTAATGGCTGGGATTCCTTTAGGTCTCATCCTCGTACCATTTATCGAAAACGTTAATAAGTTCCAAAATCCCTTCCGACGCCCAGTGGCAACGGCGGTGTTTTTGTTTGGCACCCTCGTTACCATGTGGTTGGGTATTGGTGCGACCTTCCCAATCGATAAGTCTCTCACCCTCGGTCTATTTTAA
- a CDS encoding glycosyltransferase family 4 protein yields MDGKGKADHVFIFLEVFNCEGGIQSYVKDVLHAYCSVSLQTRRRTITEVFLLRDDRKCHNPLDHDTFKFHYLKTKNPLLGRLRLAVRLWNCLWLRRPSHVFCGHIKLAPLTQWLCQRWGVPYTVLTYGKEVWYRLSDRERQALVTAAGIWTISRYSRDRLCAANELNPDNVKIVPCVVDGDMFTPGSKSPTLVARYGLTDAKVLMTVARLWPTDLYKGVDVTIRSLPMIATVFPNVKYLVIGRGEDRPRLEQLAQDLGVGDQVVFAGFVPTSDLVEHYRLTDAYIMPSQEGFGIVYLEAMACGKPVLAGDADGSADPLQDGYLGWHVPHRDPEAVAAACIEILKGDDQRCNGQWLREQCLSRFGKNTLTQQLTLLLNSTVNSST; encoded by the coding sequence ATGGACGGCAAAGGCAAAGCTGACCATGTATTTATTTTTTTAGAAGTTTTTAATTGTGAAGGGGGCATTCAGTCCTACGTCAAAGATGTCTTGCACGCCTATTGTTCAGTGTCGCTTCAGACCCGTCGGCGAACAATCACTGAAGTTTTTTTGCTGAGGGATGACCGGAAATGTCACAATCCTTTAGATCATGACACGTTTAAATTTCATTACCTGAAAACGAAAAATCCTCTGCTAGGACGATTGCGGCTGGCAGTAAGACTGTGGAACTGTTTATGGTTACGTCGCCCCAGCCACGTTTTCTGTGGTCATATCAAACTAGCACCGCTAACTCAATGGTTGTGTCAGCGTTGGGGAGTTCCCTACACCGTTTTGACTTACGGAAAAGAGGTTTGGTATCGATTATCTGATCGCGAACGTCAGGCTTTAGTTACCGCCGCCGGAATTTGGACGATTAGCCGCTACAGTCGCGATCGCCTTTGTGCAGCTAATGAGTTGAACCCTGATAACGTGAAGATTGTGCCTTGTGTGGTTGATGGGGATATGTTCACCCCTGGCTCCAAATCACCCACGTTAGTTGCACGGTACGGTTTGACGGATGCTAAGGTGCTAATGACGGTGGCACGGCTTTGGCCGACCGATCTGTATAAAGGTGTTGATGTTACGATTCGATCACTTCCTATGATCGCAACTGTTTTCCCCAACGTTAAATATCTCGTCATTGGTCGAGGTGAGGATCGACCCAGACTAGAACAGCTTGCTCAAGATTTGGGTGTTGGTGATCAGGTTGTTTTTGCCGGGTTCGTCCCAACCTCCGATTTGGTGGAACACTACCGCCTCACAGATGCCTACATTATGCCGTCTCAAGAAGGCTTTGGCATTGTTTACTTAGAGGCAATGGCTTGTGGTAAACCCGTGCTGGCGGGTGATGCCGATGGTTCCGCAGACCCCTTACAGGACGGATACCTCGGCTGGCACGTTCCGCACCGAGACCCAGAAGCCGTTGCTGCCGCTTGTATTGAAATTCTCAAAGGAGACGATCAGCGCTGTAACGGTCAGTGGTTACGAGAACAGTGCCTGAGCCGATTTGGTAAAAATACGCTCACGCAGCAGTTAACGCTGCTGCTCAATTCTACGGTAAATTCCTCTACTTAG